A stretch of Lactiplantibacillus brownii DNA encodes these proteins:
- a CDS encoding class I SAM-dependent methyltransferase — MTNIYDNDRFFEKYQQMARSQQGLAGADEWPTLEKLLPDFNGQSVLDLGCGYGWHARYAAKHGANMVVGVDLSAKMLAVARSKTQSSVIDYVQGDLAEVTFPVNQFDTVISSLALHYVPSFSQVVDQIKTYLKPQGRLIFSVEHPVFTAQGSEEWDYDEQHHIKSFPVDHYFYEGPRVTDFLATPVKKYHRTLTTYLETLLARNFRLEHVVEPMPPKSMLDLPGMADEMRRPMMLIVCATNQK, encoded by the coding sequence ATGACTAATATTTATGATAACGACCGCTTTTTTGAAAAATATCAACAAATGGCCCGGAGCCAACAAGGTTTAGCAGGTGCCGACGAGTGGCCGACTTTAGAAAAACTATTGCCCGATTTTAACGGTCAGTCCGTGTTAGATTTAGGCTGCGGTTATGGCTGGCATGCTCGCTATGCTGCCAAACATGGCGCTAACATGGTGGTAGGCGTCGATCTATCAGCGAAGATGTTAGCAGTTGCTAGATCAAAGACCCAATCATCAGTGATCGACTATGTGCAAGGAGACCTGGCCGAAGTGACGTTTCCAGTGAACCAGTTTGATACCGTGATAAGTTCATTGGCGCTACATTATGTGCCATCATTTAGTCAAGTCGTTGACCAGATTAAGACCTATTTGAAACCCCAAGGCAGGCTAATCTTTTCAGTGGAGCATCCAGTCTTTACCGCTCAAGGGTCTGAGGAGTGGGACTACGATGAACAACATCACATTAAAAGTTTTCCGGTCGATCATTACTTTTATGAAGGCCCACGCGTGACCGACTTTTTGGCGACACCGGTTAAAAAATACCATCGGACTTTAACGACTTACTTAGAAACATTGTTAGCACGAAACTTCCGCTTGGAACATGTTGTGGAACCCATGCCACCCAAATCAATGTTGGACCTGCCTGGCATGGCGGACGAAATGCGACGACCGATGATGCTAATTGTGTGTGCAACCAATCAAAAGTAA
- a CDS encoding glycosyltransferase — MQEPRITVIVPCYNEEEVLPKSSQVLGSILTKMIQAQQIRADSQVLFVDDGSSDKTWTLIKRFEAQNRIFSGLKFSRNFGHQNALMAGMKVAGKLSDAVITIDADLQDDPNLITEMVAHFKKGSEIVLGVRNDRTSDTIFKRFTAEKFWV, encoded by the coding sequence ATGCAAGAACCACGAATTACAGTGATTGTACCTTGTTATAATGAAGAGGAAGTTCTACCAAAATCCTCTCAAGTATTAGGGTCAATTTTAACAAAAATGATTCAGGCGCAACAGATTCGCGCGGATAGTCAAGTTTTATTTGTGGACGATGGGAGTTCTGATAAGACTTGGACGCTAATTAAACGTTTCGAAGCTCAAAATCGGATCTTTAGTGGCCTGAAATTTAGTCGTAACTTTGGTCATCAAAATGCCTTGATGGCTGGGATGAAAGTGGCTGGCAAATTATCCGATGCGGTCATTACGATTGATGCGGATCTGCAAGATGATCCTAATTTGATTACCGAAATGGTGGCGCACTTTAAAAAAGGCAGTGAAATTGTGCTGGGGGTGCGTAACGATCGGACGAGTGATACGATTTTTAAACGTTTCACGGCGGAAAAATTTTGGGTCTAG
- a CDS encoding GDSL-type esterase/lipase family protein — protein MTGQIMAWQQMATYFPNITKLNRQHQQTIKVKQDLTAPRLRLLLVNNFSSIPLVITSLTVTVSGLTRRVKVRQQASFSVSAYEKLWTDWIDLPVQAGAWVTISLNSPTESPQTLMQTLDQSIVRLASLKQERWFGVAAIAVPATSQQRQLLIFGDSLTNQGYYSAALTTLFWQQQPQCWGVINGGISGNRLLRPGHSTSVWSPSFGAAGKQRLTELLRTTPVDELIVMAGLNDLLHPGTGSPLTELPTADQLIAGLKQVIKLAAQAKAKLWLLTITPFKNSILDDRPAWCPAKEAIRLQVNQWLREQSETIDVASLVADPADSGKLASNYDCGDHIHFSPVGGRLVAQAVFNHCYPQ, from the coding sequence ATGACAGGTCAAATTATGGCGTGGCAACAGATGGCGACCTATTTTCCAAATATTACTAAACTTAATCGGCAGCATCAGCAAACGATTAAAGTTAAACAGGATCTGACTGCACCACGGCTACGACTGTTGTTGGTTAACAATTTTAGCTCAATTCCGCTAGTCATCACGTCACTCACCGTTACGGTGTCAGGACTCACGCGGCGAGTAAAAGTGCGGCAACAAGCCAGTTTTTCGGTGTCAGCTTACGAAAAACTTTGGACAGATTGGATTGACTTGCCAGTTCAGGCGGGAGCTTGGGTGACTATCAGTTTGAATTCACCGACTGAGAGTCCGCAAACGCTAATGCAGACTCTCGATCAATCAATTGTGCGATTGGCTTCTTTAAAACAGGAAAGATGGTTTGGCGTGGCCGCGATTGCAGTACCCGCCACATCACAACAACGACAACTGCTGATATTTGGCGACTCACTCACGAATCAAGGTTATTATTCGGCCGCATTAACCACCTTGTTTTGGCAACAGCAGCCACAATGTTGGGGCGTGATCAATGGTGGTATTTCCGGTAATCGCCTGTTACGTCCAGGACATTCAACCTCGGTTTGGAGTCCCAGTTTTGGGGCGGCTGGCAAGCAACGTTTGACCGAGCTGTTAAGAACGACGCCGGTGGATGAGTTGATCGTGATGGCGGGGCTTAATGATTTGTTGCATCCAGGGACCGGTTCGCCACTGACTGAATTACCGACTGCTGATCAACTCATTGCTGGTTTAAAGCAAGTGATCAAGTTAGCGGCGCAAGCTAAGGCTAAACTATGGCTGCTGACGATTACACCGTTTAAAAATAGTATTCTGGATGATCGTCCAGCATGGTGTCCGGCAAAAGAAGCCATTCGACTACAAGTCAATCAATGGTTACGCGAGCAATCTGAGACGATTGATGTTGCAAGTCTGGTTGCCGATCCAGCAGATTCGGGAAAGCTAGCGTCAAACTATGATTGTGGTGATCATATTCACTTTTCACCGGTGGGGGGGCGATTAGTTGCCCAAGCAGTATTTAATCATTGCTACCCGCAATGA
- a CDS encoding YfhO family protein, which yields MQTTLKSRWQGPLISGCLALVVVSSVLWYQQITPFGDHNFLISDMGSQYLSFFTAYRHAWLSHNFQLYSFSQSLGGSMVPTLAYYLMSPFNLLILVFPANQLLTGISFILILKIVAIAVTTTFFLQAHFHQWHWSAAWFGLAFSLCGFVALNYFDIMWLDALIWLPLVLHGLDRLLATGHSGQFFWWLWVSIVTDFYLGYMTCLFTAYYLVYQLFDTKQTTFWADVRQRWHLIRRVIITGLLSVLSSVFILIPTIFGMLQTAKSQNSWTNFLPLPTFGPTILSQFGLGANNFSDRLTHAPTVFTSTVVTLLVLCFFVHPKLTLATKQHAASFLGAMLLSMGIEGLNTVWHLFQQAAGFPFRNAFFFSFIMVMLSYQSWLARPRLIAKRWQLGLPLILGGGLILGWCFTKFPLTTLGLSLSYLLLAAVALFATKKAWQAGLIVGLMTTELGLNFSLSMGQTDFGRQSVYQKAYTTESQQMDAVNDPDGQLYRVDDANTLINRAYRETYDNYNDPMLFNFHDIDYYSSTLNEQTRTLLQSLGLYSHNVRRISSVGLSPVTELLLGIKYNVNLRQDGDAQTRLNPSYVGFGFVVPNQLTQLNLKTQGAITNQEAILQQLKPQASPYFLTAKTLTDRARTDNNAAIYPYQHKLKLQIQTTGPLFYSDPTGITKYSTMQVNGRTTAPIINANHSPLLWELGTFKKGDLVTVSFKTTHANVTDVELASLDTAKFEQLTHQLKASAFVPTYHARGFKTVISGQLNNTQNRRWLYLALPYDSGWVATVNGQTAIPKPVLTGLTAIPITAGQTTIRLQYHVRGLRTSSLISGLAILLYLGLAVWWRVTDSKKNLDNI from the coding sequence GTGCAGACTACGCTTAAATCACGTTGGCAAGGGCCGTTGATCAGTGGATGCTTAGCGCTAGTGGTCGTTAGTAGCGTCCTCTGGTACCAACAGATCACACCCTTTGGCGACCACAATTTTTTAATTAGCGATATGGGCAGTCAATATCTGTCTTTTTTTACGGCGTATCGTCACGCCTGGTTATCACATAATTTTCAACTGTACTCCTTTTCCCAATCGCTGGGTGGGAGTATGGTCCCAACCTTAGCGTACTATTTAATGAGTCCGTTTAACTTACTAATTTTAGTGTTTCCAGCAAATCAGCTGCTAACGGGGATCAGCTTCATTTTAATCTTAAAAATCGTTGCCATCGCCGTGACCACGACCTTTTTCCTCCAAGCTCACTTTCACCAATGGCACTGGTCAGCGGCTTGGTTCGGCCTGGCTTTTAGTCTCTGTGGGTTCGTCGCACTAAACTATTTCGATATCATGTGGCTCGACGCACTAATCTGGTTGCCACTCGTTTTACATGGCCTTGACCGACTACTTGCAACCGGACACAGTGGCCAATTTTTCTGGTGGTTATGGGTCAGTATCGTCACTGATTTTTATCTCGGTTATATGACCTGCTTGTTTACCGCTTATTATCTTGTTTATCAATTATTTGACACAAAACAAACCACCTTCTGGGCTGATGTCCGCCAGCGTTGGCATCTCATTCGCCGAGTGATCATTACTGGACTATTGAGTGTTTTAAGTAGTGTTTTTATTCTGATTCCAACCATTTTTGGCATGTTACAAACGGCCAAAAGCCAAAATTCTTGGACGAACTTCTTACCGCTACCAACGTTTGGACCGACGATTTTGAGTCAATTTGGCTTGGGTGCCAATAATTTTAGTGATCGACTCACGCATGCGCCAACGGTCTTCACTTCAACGGTCGTTACACTGCTCGTCCTTTGCTTCTTCGTTCACCCTAAGTTAACGCTTGCGACCAAGCAACATGCCGCCAGTTTTCTGGGTGCCATGCTACTGAGTATGGGAATCGAAGGCTTAAATACGGTTTGGCATCTTTTCCAACAAGCAGCCGGATTTCCTTTCCGAAACGCCTTCTTCTTTAGTTTCATCATGGTCATGTTGAGCTATCAAAGTTGGTTAGCTCGACCGCGCTTGATCGCCAAACGCTGGCAATTGGGACTCCCACTCATTTTGGGTGGTGGACTAATTTTAGGTTGGTGTTTCACTAAATTCCCGTTAACGACGCTAGGACTTAGTCTAAGCTATCTCTTACTCGCAGCAGTTGCCCTATTTGCCACCAAAAAAGCCTGGCAAGCCGGCCTGATTGTAGGTCTGATGACTACCGAGCTAGGCCTCAATTTCAGTCTAAGCATGGGCCAAACTGACTTTGGCCGACAATCAGTCTATCAAAAAGCCTATACGACCGAGTCTCAGCAAATGGACGCGGTCAATGACCCCGATGGACAACTGTATCGTGTTGATGATGCCAACACCTTGATCAATCGCGCTTATCGGGAAACTTACGATAATTATAATGACCCAATGCTTTTTAATTTTCATGACATTGACTACTATAGTTCAACATTAAATGAACAGACACGGACACTATTACAATCATTAGGCCTTTATAGCCATAACGTGCGGCGCATCAGTTCAGTCGGCTTATCACCTGTCACTGAACTGCTATTAGGGATTAAATATAATGTCAATCTACGACAAGATGGGGATGCTCAAACACGTTTAAATCCAAGCTACGTAGGCTTTGGTTTTGTGGTTCCTAATCAGCTCACTCAGCTCAATTTAAAAACACAAGGTGCCATCACTAACCAAGAAGCAATTCTGCAACAATTAAAGCCTCAAGCTTCACCATACTTTTTAACTGCAAAAACGCTGACGGATCGTGCACGTACCGATAATAACGCCGCTATTTACCCGTATCAGCACAAATTAAAATTGCAGATTCAAACGACGGGACCACTCTTTTACAGTGATCCAACTGGCATCACTAAATATTCCACCATGCAAGTGAACGGTCGTACCACGGCTCCAATCATCAATGCAAACCATTCACCATTACTTTGGGAACTAGGTACCTTCAAAAAAGGTGACCTAGTCACGGTCAGTTTCAAAACGACCCACGCCAATGTCACAGACGTGGAATTAGCCAGCTTGGATACTGCTAAGTTTGAACAATTGACCCACCAACTTAAAGCCAGCGCATTCGTGCCAACTTACCATGCCCGCGGCTTTAAGACAGTGATTTCAGGTCAGCTCAATAATACTCAAAATCGTCGTTGGTTATATCTGGCACTGCCTTATGATTCGGGTTGGGTCGCGACCGTGAATGGTCAAACAGCCATCCCTAAACCTGTCTTGACTGGCTTAACAGCCATTCCAATTACTGCCGGTCAAACAACCATTCGCCTGCAGTATCACGTCCGAGGGCTACGAACTAGCAGCCTGATATCTGGACTAGCAATCTTGCTATATCTTGGACTAGCAGTCTGGTGGCGTGTGACTGATTCTAAGAAAAACTTAGACAATATTTAG
- a CDS encoding ATP-binding protein: MNNQVISKVLIIGAGHNDIGREGQHDAAVTQIGSAIRKLGIAVILVDNNPFSVAAENNFADKVYIEPLTVGSLTKIIQTEQPDGLIPSLGGIQGVNLIQGLIRNNVLKNNQLRLLQWSPEMIDMVVNPALMSNRLKDLTQPVIASQVVASQAEADQVIRTVGFPVIVKSVAPRIEASRQLCEDEEDFQQALAKGFKLSATKQCIVEQSIVGYKEIEFVGVRDHKGTALLVAGMENFDPVGIHSADSIVFAPTQTITDQEYQQFRSATLKIMQALHIVGSCHVQFALDPTTQQYYVIKVTPYFDRAMALAARATGYPLATIVANLMANLSLAEIKLPAAYRKQTALIEPVLDHIVCRIPIWPFNVLKKVSHQLDTVMESTGSVIGIGRSTEEALLKGLRATDESRYHVIANQPQRYSEGELIQRLIHPQAGRMLVLLEALNRGYQIDELAELTKIDAFYFYKLSHIIAIEKALRTHPFDVHALGRAKYFGFTDEDAAAAWQVTPAEVAHFAIENEIQATFKEVEPTAGEFTEQTNTYYSTYEFDNESSQLAGNRAVVIGTGANRIGTNHANDYLVSQLLFYLKKADYQTILINANPNSVAMTPQLAHKRYIEPKQVSDILNVLAIEKPAVIFTTYHDYRLGQQLTKLGYQVVQINNSLPREQIKTNDSPAVEVITDGSDVAIFGISEIIAGNNLRSGVRGSVEVFPIQDKAENQAIKALSTEIKQRVLAFGVPGLYTIRLTIVDAALHLATIEPMSLATMALISKASGSSVTRLLLHVKLGEALDKVMYDYPDLAKLATIFVQANTFPYNQLQIYDEAETTGEPGHATGTVIAHGKTLKEALEALNAGNESTDF; the protein is encoded by the coding sequence GTGAATAATCAAGTCATTTCAAAAGTGTTAATTATTGGCGCGGGCCATAACGATATTGGTCGTGAAGGGCAACATGACGCGGCTGTGACGCAGATTGGTAGTGCCATTCGTAAGCTGGGAATCGCTGTTATTTTGGTTGATAACAATCCCTTTTCAGTGGCGGCGGAAAATAATTTTGCGGATAAAGTCTACATTGAACCTTTAACAGTGGGTTCATTGACCAAAATTATTCAGACGGAACAACCGGATGGCTTGATTCCGTCATTAGGTGGGATTCAAGGTGTCAATTTGATTCAAGGCCTGATTCGAAATAATGTCTTGAAAAACAATCAGCTGCGGCTATTGCAGTGGTCACCTGAAATGATTGACATGGTTGTGAACCCGGCTTTGATGAGTAATCGCTTGAAGGATCTGACTCAGCCGGTAATTGCGTCACAGGTCGTGGCTAGTCAAGCCGAGGCGGATCAAGTGATTCGCACGGTCGGTTTTCCGGTGATCGTGAAGTCAGTCGCCCCACGTATTGAAGCTAGTCGCCAACTCTGTGAAGATGAAGAAGACTTCCAACAGGCATTAGCAAAAGGATTCAAATTATCAGCCACCAAACAATGTATCGTGGAACAAAGCATCGTGGGCTATAAAGAGATCGAGTTTGTGGGGGTTCGTGATCATAAAGGAACCGCGTTGCTAGTCGCTGGCATGGAAAACTTTGATCCAGTTGGGATTCATTCAGCGGATTCAATTGTATTTGCGCCAACCCAAACGATTACTGATCAGGAGTATCAACAGTTTCGTTCGGCAACTTTGAAAATCATGCAAGCGCTGCACATTGTGGGTTCTTGTCATGTGCAATTTGCGTTAGACCCAACGACGCAACAGTATTATGTGATCAAGGTCACGCCATACTTTGATCGGGCGATGGCGTTAGCTGCTCGCGCAACCGGTTATCCGTTAGCGACAATCGTGGCTAATTTGATGGCTAACTTGAGTTTAGCTGAGATCAAGTTACCCGCAGCTTATCGAAAACAGACCGCGTTGATCGAGCCAGTGTTGGACCATATCGTTTGTCGGATTCCAATTTGGCCCTTTAATGTGTTGAAAAAGGTCAGTCATCAATTGGATACGGTCATGGAATCCACCGGGTCGGTGATTGGAATTGGTCGTTCGACTGAAGAAGCGTTGTTGAAGGGCTTGCGGGCAACCGACGAGTCTCGCTATCACGTGATTGCCAATCAACCGCAACGGTATTCAGAAGGTGAACTGATCCAACGGTTGATTCATCCGCAAGCTGGGCGCATGTTAGTCTTGTTGGAGGCACTGAATCGTGGTTACCAGATTGATGAATTGGCCGAACTGACTAAAATTGATGCTTTTTATTTTTATAAATTAAGTCATATTATTGCGATTGAAAAAGCTTTGCGTACGCATCCATTCGATGTCCACGCGCTTGGTCGTGCGAAGTATTTTGGGTTTACTGACGAGGATGCCGCTGCTGCTTGGCAAGTCACCCCGGCGGAAGTGGCTCATTTTGCGATTGAAAATGAAATTCAAGCTACCTTCAAAGAGGTTGAGCCCACTGCTGGTGAGTTTACTGAACAAACGAATACGTACTATTCAACTTATGAATTTGATAATGAAAGTTCACAATTGGCTGGCAATCGGGCCGTTGTGATTGGTACAGGTGCCAACCGTATTGGGACCAACCATGCCAATGATTATTTAGTGTCGCAACTCTTGTTCTATCTTAAAAAAGCCGATTATCAGACCATTTTAATCAATGCTAATCCGAACAGTGTTGCCATGACCCCACAGCTGGCGCATAAGCGGTACATTGAACCCAAACAAGTTTCTGATATCCTAAACGTTTTGGCGATTGAAAAACCGGCGGTGATCTTTACCACGTATCACGATTATCGGCTGGGACAGCAATTGACAAAATTAGGTTATCAAGTGGTACAGATCAACAATAGCCTGCCACGCGAGCAGATCAAGACGAACGATTCGCCGGCGGTTGAAGTGATTACGGATGGTAGTGATGTTGCAATCTTTGGTATTAGTGAGATTATTGCGGGTAATAACTTGCGGTCAGGTGTACGCGGTTCAGTTGAAGTTTTTCCGATTCAAGATAAGGCGGAAAATCAGGCAATTAAGGCGTTGAGCACTGAAATTAAGCAACGCGTCTTAGCTTTTGGCGTTCCCGGATTGTATACGATTCGCTTGACGATTGTTGATGCGGCGTTACATTTGGCAACAATCGAACCAATGAGTTTGGCGACGATGGCGTTGATTAGCAAAGCGAGTGGCTCCAGTGTGACGCGGTTACTCTTGCATGTTAAATTAGGTGAAGCTCTCGACAAAGTGATGTACGATTATCCAGACTTGGCTAAGTTGGCGACGATTTTTGTGCAGGCCAACACCTTTCCATATAATCAGTTGCAGATTTATGACGAAGCTGAAACCACCGGTGAGCCTGGACATGCGACCGGGACCGTCATTGCACATGGTAAAACATTGAAGGAAGCCTTGGAAGCTCTGAATGCAGGCAACGAAAGTACTGATTTTTAA
- a CDS encoding carbamoyl phosphate synthase small subunit, with protein sequence MADRYLILEDGSAYLGEGFGSPAVSTGEIVFNTSMTGYQEIITNQIYHNQIIAFTQPTIGSYGINHDSYESILPTVKGVVVRDVASISTNRQRRWSLDQYLKQQNIPGISHIDTRHLAKQLRASGPMKASIVDVADAHAFDQLGATVLTNQQVAAVATPKPFPNPDTGLNVIVIDFGLKHGILRELSKRSCNVTVLPYTATTEEIINLDPDGVVLSTGPGKPQDLPDSVLTMIQNIQNRIPLFAIGLGHELFAMANGAQIMKLSPEHHGANHPIREVITNQIIYASQGQGYAVNPDTIDRNKLITTFVDLIDGTIQGLRYRDFPAFSVQFFPDGAPGPTETRDIFDEFVESMQQARGPVW encoded by the coding sequence ATGGCAGACCGCTACTTGATTCTTGAAGACGGCAGTGCCTACCTGGGTGAGGGTTTCGGTTCACCAGCGGTTTCTACCGGTGAGATCGTGTTCAATACGAGCATGACGGGTTATCAAGAGATCATTACGAATCAAATCTATCATAATCAAATTATTGCGTTTACCCAGCCAACAATTGGCAGTTATGGGATCAACCATGATAGTTATGAATCGATTTTACCAACAGTTAAAGGTGTGGTGGTACGCGATGTTGCTAGTATTTCAACCAATCGTCAGCGTCGTTGGTCACTGGACCAATATTTAAAACAACAAAATATTCCGGGAATTAGTCATATTGATACGCGCCACTTAGCCAAGCAACTGCGCGCAAGTGGTCCTATGAAAGCCAGCATCGTGGACGTGGCAGATGCCCATGCTTTTGATCAACTGGGGGCCACCGTCTTGACTAATCAACAAGTTGCTGCGGTGGCGACGCCCAAACCATTTCCTAATCCAGATACTGGTTTGAACGTCATCGTCATTGATTTTGGGTTAAAACACGGAATTTTGCGTGAATTAAGCAAACGCTCCTGCAACGTGACGGTATTACCCTATACTGCGACGACTGAGGAAATTATTAATTTAGATCCAGATGGTGTCGTGTTGTCGACAGGTCCTGGGAAGCCACAGGATTTGCCAGATAGTGTACTCACGATGATTCAAAACATTCAAAATCGGATTCCGTTATTTGCGATTGGCCTCGGTCATGAATTATTTGCTATGGCTAATGGGGCTCAAATTATGAAATTGTCGCCAGAACATCATGGCGCCAATCATCCGATTCGCGAGGTTATTACAAATCAAATTATTTATGCATCACAAGGTCAGGGCTATGCCGTGAACCCAGATACGATCGACCGCAATAAATTGATCACGACTTTTGTTGATTTAATAGATGGCACGATCCAAGGGTTACGTTATCGGGATTTTCCAGCATTTTCGGTACAGTTTTTCCCAGATGGTGCTCCCGGCCCAACTGAAACGCGGGATATTTTTGATGAATTTGTCGAATCAATGCAACAAGCAAGGGGGCCCGTTTGGTGA
- a CDS encoding iron chaperone has product MSITLNPELADFEDFITKIDNPDHRDQLIKVLNWVNTTFPQLQPRFAWNQPMFTDHGTFIVGFSSAKPHFNVALEAVTLSHFRDQIEATGDKTTKMLWQIKFDQPVNFNLLQQPIQFNIETKQTMTSFWRPKTV; this is encoded by the coding sequence ATGTCTATTACTTTAAATCCAGAATTAGCTGATTTTGAAGACTTTATCACTAAAATTGACAACCCAGATCACCGTGACCAGCTCATTAAGGTTCTCAATTGGGTCAATACGACTTTTCCACAATTACAGCCTAGATTTGCTTGGAATCAACCCATGTTCACCGATCACGGCACCTTTATTGTAGGGTTCAGTTCCGCCAAGCCACATTTTAACGTTGCGCTAGAAGCCGTTACTTTGAGTCATTTTCGTGATCAAATTGAAGCCACTGGCGATAAAACAACCAAAATGCTTTGGCAGATCAAATTTGATCAGCCGGTAAATTTCAACTTATTGCAACAACCCATTCAATTCAACATCGAAACAAAGCAAACAATGACCAGCTTTTGGCGGCCAAAAACTGTTTAG
- a CDS encoding histidine phosphatase family protein yields the protein MSKTLYLMRHGQTLFNELHKIQGACDSPLTARGIADAQQVGRNFREHAVHFDQAYCSTQERASDTLELITDQPYKRLKGLKEWEFGVFEGESERLNPQPDPIRHSHGDFFVQYGGESDQQVQDRVVKTLQTIMAQPDHQHVLAVSHGGACFMFLRRWLPFEEIQRRQIKLTNCAVLKFSYDAGQFTFEQCFQLAKA from the coding sequence ATGTCTAAAACACTGTATTTAATGCGTCATGGTCAGACGCTATTCAATGAATTACATAAAATCCAAGGGGCGTGTGATTCGCCACTGACGGCACGTGGTATTGCGGATGCCCAACAAGTTGGGCGAAACTTTCGTGAGCACGCGGTGCACTTTGATCAGGCTTATTGTTCAACACAAGAACGTGCCAGTGATACATTGGAATTGATCACGGATCAGCCTTACAAACGCTTGAAAGGGCTTAAGGAATGGGAGTTTGGCGTTTTTGAAGGTGAAAGTGAGCGTTTAAATCCACAGCCGGATCCTATCCGACACTCGCACGGCGATTTCTTCGTTCAATATGGGGGTGAATCGGATCAACAAGTTCAGGATCGAGTGGTCAAAACGTTACAAACTATCATGGCTCAGCCGGATCATCAGCACGTTTTGGCAGTCAGCCATGGTGGTGCTTGTTTTATGTTTTTACGTCGCTGGTTACCATTTGAAGAAATTCAGCGGCGACAAATTAAACTCACCAACTGTGCGGTCTTAAAATTTAGTTATGATGCTGGCCAGTTTACTTTTGAACAATGTTTTCAACTCGCGAAAGCATAG